The following is a genomic window from Collimonas fungivorans Ter331.
AAATTCCTGATAGGCGGCGCCGTTGTCGAGCGAAGCGTCGTGCTCGCCCGGCATGAAGCGGACATCCTTGACCTTGAGATCGGCGACGATCTCCTTGAATTCGCGCAGCCTCTTGCGGCGTTCCTGCGGATCGTCGGTGGTGTGCGTCAGGTCGCCGGTGAAGACGATGAAATCCGGCTGCTGCTCAAGGCTGTTGACGGCCTTGACCGCTTTCTGCAGCGTGCCGTGGGCGTCCGGATTGGGCGCTCCTTCGAAGCCCCAGTGGGTATCGGACAGCTGGACGAAAAAGAAGTCCTGGTATGCGCTGCCTGCTGTGGCGGCGGCGCTGGCCCAGCCGCTCAGGCCGGAAACGTAGATAGCGCCGCCCAGTCCGGCCAGCTTGAGGAAACTGCGCCGTTTGATGGCATGGTCCATGATATCTCCCGTGGTTACCTTGGTTATTGCGATCACTTGATCGACAAAACCCTATACCGGTGTACCCTGTGATTTATTCCCGCATAAATCACTTTTTTTCGGGAATAAATTCTTCGCATCAGCGGTCTTGTGTCGCATGAACCCTGGAAACGCGTGAATGATAGTTCCGACCAAAAAACAGCGATTCCAAACCAACGTACTGCCGCACTTGAACTCCGCGTTCAACCTGGCGTGCTGGCTCACGCGCAGCCGCCAGGATGCGGAGGACGTGGTGCAGGAGGCTTACTTGCGCGCCTTCAAGTTCTTCGACGGTTTTCACGGCGACGACAGCCGCGCCTGGCTGCTGACGATCGTGCGCAACACTTTCTACACCTGGTACCAGGAGCAGCAGAAGCAGCGGCAGGAGACGGCGTTCGACGAGGACATGCATGATTTCAGCGGCGTCGGCGTGGCCGGCATGGCATTCGCCGACAACAATCCGGAGACGCTGCTGATGCAGAAAGACAGCGAGCGCCAGTTGCAGCAGGCGCTGCACGCCTTGCCGCTGGAATTCCGCGAGGTGATGGTGATGCGCGAACTGGAAGAACTGTCCTACAAGCAGATTGCCGCCATCGTCGGCATTCCCATCGGTACCGTAATGTCGCGCCTGGGGCGCGGCCGTAAATTGCTGGCGGCAATCCTTGCTCCGGCCAGGCAGGAGGCATGATGGATCATCAGGAAACACTGGAGCTGTTGCCGGCTTTCGCAGACCAGGAACTCGGCATAGTCGAAGCGCAGGAGGTGCAGCGCCATCTTGACAGCTGCGCCGATTGCCAGCGCGAGTATGCCGCGCAGCGCATCGTCAGCGCCCGCTTCAAGAAGGAGGCAGTGTACTTCGATGCTCCGCCGCACCTGGCGCATCGCATCAGCAGCGCCTTGCCGCCGGAGCCGGTACGCGCCGGTTCCCGGCGTTTCAGCTGGATGAGCCTGGGCGGCGCCCTGGCAGCCGGGCTGGCGCTGGTCTGGAGCCTGGGTTTGTATCTCAACCTGCCATCGGACCAGGAACGGCTGACCGATGAGGTGGTCGCCAGCCATGTGCGTTCGCTGCAGGTCGATCACCTGTCGGATGTGGTTTCAAGCGACCAGCATACGGTAAAACCCTGGTTCAACGGCAAGCTGGATTTTTCTCCGCCGGTGGTCGATCTGGCGCCGCAAGGTTTCCCGCTGGTCGGCGGCCGCCTTGATTATCTGGCCGGGCGGCCGGTAGCCGCGCTGGTTTATCGGCGCGCCAAACATCCCATCAACTTATATATCTGGCCGAGCAATGAGCGCGACGCCGCGCCGCAGTTGCAAAATCATCAAGGCTACCACCTGGTGCGCTGGACCTGGGACGGCATGAATTACTGGACGGTGTCTGATCTTGCGGCAAATGAACTGGATAATTTCGTGGGGCTGGTGCGCTCTACGGTGCGTCAATAAGGGCGCGCAGCATGAGAATCGAACGGGAGCAAAACAGGAGCTAAACCAGAGCATCTTTATTTCCTGAGAGAACCGGTGTTGATCTTGCAACACGGTACAATGCCTGCCGTTGCAAGATGTTGTCCTTTATCTCACTTTCTGGAAAATATTGATGAAAAAGCTTTTTTTGGTTGGCATGCTGGGCTACGGGGCAGCCGCGTTTGCCAGCACCGGCAATACCTTGCTGGAGGTGCCGGTAACTTATCATCCGGATGCCGGCGTAGTTGAAAACGTCAGGAAAGAATGCCAGATAGAAGATATGCTGTCGCATCGGGTTGCACCGGTGCTGGCGAAACTGAACAAGGGCGGCGACGGCACCATCGCCGCCGGCTCGGACGCCGCCGATGCGACCCTGCTGCGCTTGCAGATCACCCATGTCCTGGGCGTCGGCGGCGGCGCCTGGAGCGGGCCGAAAGCCATCACGGTGACGGCGGACCTGTTCGACCCAAGCGGCAAGCTGCTGCGCCATACCAAAATCAACCGCTGGTCGGTCGGCGGCGTGTTCGGCGCCTTCAAGGGCACTTGCACCATCCTCGACCGCAGCGCGGCGGCGATCGGCAAGGACCTGAGCCGCTGGGTGCGCGACCCGGCCTACAAGATAGTCGAAGAGCCGGCGCCGAAAGAGGCCGAAGCAGCGCCTGAAGCCGCGGCCGTGCCGGAGCAGGTGCAGTAGCCTCTCGCCGGCGGCCGCTCCCTCGTCGATAAAAAGCCCCGTCATATCGGGGCTTTTTTACGGGCGCGAACAAAGCAATAACATTTTCTTCTTTGACAGATGTCGGTTCGTGGACAACAGTGAATAGGTCCGGAATGGCAATCACGCCTGCTTGATCAGGGCGTTGCCGCGGATTTGCAGGAATATGCAATTAACTGCCACTATTGACAGTTCAAGAAGGATCACCAAAAGCGTACTATCAAGGGGATGGAGCGGGCTTTATGCCCGGTGCGCCGCTATTGCGGCGGAGCCGGGTATTCGGTATTTTTCCTGCACGATCGGCAATGTCCTTTCCGTAGCAACGGAAAGTCGATGGTTTTGCCAGGCAGGATGTTCTTTGTCTTTCGACATTAGGCTAAGGAGATTGCAATGGTTAGGCTGAATGAAGCTACCGTCATTTTTAAAGGACTGGCTTACGAATTCGACAGCACCGCGGAGGCGGCGGAATTCAAGAAGCGCCTGGAAGCCGGCGGCGATCCGAAACGTTATGCTGATGCATTCAAATGTATTGACATCTATTCAAGCCCGGCAAAGCGCGAGGTGGAAGAGGCCTGATGTAAACGGCCTTTGCCGGCGCCGGTAAGCGGCGACTGCGTCGGCTTGATGTGTGCTAGGATTTCTCTCCGATAAATTCAATGCGCCGGCTGCCGAGCAGACGATCTTCTGCAGCGCTGGACCGTCACAGGAGAACCTATGCAGCTCATCGGCATGCTCGACTCGCCCTTCGTCCGCCGCGTTTCGATTTCCCTGCAATTGCTTGGCATCCCATTCGAGCACCAGTCGGTCTCGGTGTTCAGCACCTTCGAACAATTTCGCCAGATCAATCCGGTCGTCAAAGCGCCGTCGCTGGTGTGCGACGACGGCCAGGTGCTGATGGATTCGAGCCTGATCCTGGATTATGCGGAAGCGCTGGCTGCGCCGCGTAGCCTGATGCCGGCCGCCATCGGCGAGCGCCAGCATGCGTTGCGGGTGGTCGGGCTGGCATTGGCGGCTTGCGAAAAAACCATACAGATTGTCTACGAGCGCAATTTGCGGCCGCCGGAAAAACAGCACGAACCTTGGGTGGCCCGGGTCCAGGGCCAGCTGTTTGCGGCTTACCAGGCGCTGGAGATTGAACTGCGCAACAAGCCGCTGGCAGTGAGCAGCAAGGCCATCAACCAGGCCGGGGTGAGCACGGCCGTTGCCTGGTCGTTCACGCAGATGATGCTGCCTGAAATTGTCATCGCGGCCGATTATCCGGCGCTGCAGGCATATTCCGCGCAGGCCGAACGCCTGGCCGAATTCATCGCCGCGCCGCCGGTATAAAACTCAGGGAACCGCAACGGCTCCCGAGCCCGGCGTCTTCTATTGCTGATGTTTGGTATTGTGGGCAGCGCCCGTGTCGTCGCACCAGGACGGGCGGGCATCGGGATCGTCGCATTTCAGGTTCGGATAGGCACAGCCGGCCAGCAGCGAAATCAAGGCAAGTATTCCTAGTGCTGTTTTCATGAGAACCGCCTGTGGCCTGGATTTAATTCATCATGCGGCACTGCCGCTGTTCACATTTGTAGAGCTGCTGCTGGCCGTCCTGGCAGCTGACCTGGTAAGTCTCGACGGCACCGGTCTTGGCGATCAGCGTTGCGCCGGGCTGGGCCGGAAGGCAAGCTGTCTTGCGCGCCATGCGCTCCACGGTGTCGGATAATTCGCCTCCTTTCCGGCCGGAAGACTGTTGCGGCACGTCGATCACTTGTTCGGACGGGCTCAGCGATTCCGATAGCGATACCGGCGCCGGCGCGCTGCTGCGCTGCGGCGGCGTGTAGCTGCGGACGTTGGGTTGCAATGCGCTGCAGCCGGCAAGAAGGATGGCGGCGAGAAATAGAAGTGGATTTTTCATGCGTCTCCCAATAAAAATGCATTAAATTGGTGCTGGAACCACCTGTGTCAAATGTATCATCTTTTGGGTAAACATAGCTTGGTTTTAAGTGTAGCCCGGGATGGCGAAAAAAGGAAACCGCAAGCCAGTGCTTGCGGTCGCGGGCGGTCGAACTGCGCGCCGGTCAGTCTTTGCCGGGACTCTTGATGAAACGCCAGACCAGCAGCGCCGCGCCGCCGTAGGCGATGGCGATCGCGCCGAAAGCCAGCGGGATGCGCAGATCCCAGTCCGGCGCCGCGTGCAGGATGCTGCCTATGATGGCTACCCCGACCAGGGCGCCGATCTGGCGGTTGGCGTTCAAGGCCGCGGCGGCGCTGTTCGCATGGATTCGTCCGGCGACCTGCATGACGGTGGTGGTCATGGCCGGCACTGCAATGCCGACTCCCCAGTTGGCGATGGCGGCCGCCATCGCGAACAGCAGATAGGAAGTATGCGGCCGCATGCCAGTCAGCAGCGCGGCCAGCAAAGCCGCCAGCAGCAAGCCGCCCAGCATCGGAAGGCGGGCGCCCCAGCGCGCCGTGATGCGTCCCGACAGCAGGTTCCCGACTGAAAATACCGCCATCACCGGCAGCAGCTGCAGGCCGGTGTGCAAGGCATCGGCGCCGCGCGCCTGCTGCAAGAACAGGCTGAGCAGGAACAGCTGGCCGAAGGCGCCGAAGTTGATCAGGAAGCCGATCGCATTGGCGGCGGCAAAGCGCGGCGTGGCGAACAGTGCGCGCGGCAGCAGCGGCTCCGCGCCGCGCCGTTCGCGCCGCACCAGCAGCATCAGCGCAATTACCACCAGCGCCGCGGTCGCCAGGATAGGCGAGGAAGTCCAGCCGTACACCGGCCCCTCGATCAGGGTGAAGCACAGGCTGGCCAACCCTGTGATGCCAAGCGCATGGCTGGCGGCGGGCAGCGGCCGCCAGTGCCTGGGCGCCGCCGGAATTACGGTGTGCGCCAGCAGCAGGCCCAGCAAGCCGACCGGGACGTTGATCAGGAATACGCTGCGCCAGCCGAAACCGTGGACCAGCACGCCGCCGACCAGCGGACCCATGGCCGCCGCCACCGCCACGATCGCCGACCAGGTGCCCAGCATGCGGGCGCGGACGCGGTCGTCTTCGTAAGCATGGGTCAGCAGGCTGAGCGAACTGGGCATGAACAGGGCCGAGCCGACGCCTTGCAGCATGCGCGCGGCGATCAGGGTATTGCCGTCGGGCGCGGCGCCGCACAGCAGGGAGCCGAGCATGAACACCACCAGCCCGCTCAGGTAGATGGTCTTGGCGCCGTAACGGTCGGCCAGCGCGCCGCCCACCAGCAGCAGGGCGGCAAAGGTCAGCGTATAGCCGTCCACCACCCACACCAGGCCGCTCAGCGGCACCGACAGATTAAGGGAAATATCGGACAAGGCGACGTTGACGGCGGTGACGTCCAGCATCGCCATCACGAAGCCGATGGCCAGCGTCAGCAGCGGCAGCAAACCGCTGGGCGCCATGCGGGCGTCGTTGGCGACGGGGGTGGGACATTGGGCGGACATGGTCAGTTTCTCCTGTTGTGCCGCTGCGTCTGCGGGCAAGGCTCTATGGTAGTCCGCTCCGATGATGTAATAAATCAGTATAATTTCATCTGTCTGATGCAAAAATGCATCACCACAGCCAATGGAGGATTGATGGATTGGGACAGCGCCCGGATTTTCCTCGGCATATACCGCGCCGGCACGCTGCGCGGCGCTGCTGCGCTGCTGCAGGTGGACCAGGCCACCGCCGGCCGCCGCCTGAACGGCATGGAGCAGGCGCTGGGGGCGCGTTTGTTCTTGCGCACGCCTACCGGCTATGTGCCGACGCCTGCGGGCGAGCTGGCGTTTGCCGCGGCGGAGCGGATGGAGCATGCGGCCGACCAGCTGCAGCGGCAGATGCAGGGCATCGACGATCGTTTGTGCGGCGTGGTGCGACTGGCCACGACCGACACTATGGGCAAGCATTTTCTGATGGTGGCCATGCAACGGCTGCATGCGGTGCATCCGGATATCCGGGTGGTGCTGAGCACTTCCACCCAGGTCTCGAACCTGACCCGGCGCGAAGCGGACCTGGCGGTGCGCACCATACGTCCCAGCAGCCCGGACCTGATTTCGCGCCATCTGACGCGCCGCGAAGTCGGCCTGTATGCGGCAAAAAGCTACCTCAAACTGCGCGGCGAGCCACTACCCGATACCGCACTGGCCGGCCACGACCTGGTGATCTACCAGCGCAGCATTTCACCTTCCCAAGGCGTGGCCTTGTGCGGCGAAGCCGTCGGCAACGCCAGGGTGGCGATGGAAGTCAACTCCGGGCTGATGATGATCGAGGCGGTGCGCGCCGGACTTGGCATCGGCGAGCTGCCGACCCACATGGCCGACAGCGATCCGCTGCTGGCGCGGATCTGGCCGCAGCGCGCCGAAGCCTACGATATCTGGCTGGTGCTGCACGGCGACCTGAACCGCACGGCGCGGGTACGTGCGGTGGCGGATGCGATCGTCGAAGTGTGCAGCGAAATGTGACGGCGCCGGAAAAATCAGGCGCTCAGAATTTCAAGGCATTGAGATAGCCGGTCAGCTCCAGGTAACCGCGCCCGGCGTGTTGGCCATTGCGATTGACAGTCACCGCGCCTTCCCAATACACCGATCCGGTCGACAGCCGCGAGTCGAGTTCCTGGTCGTCCTGTAATGGCGCCAGCGACCATTCGACAGCGCCGGTATGCAGCAGCTGCTGCACCGGATAACTGGCGTCGGTGCGCGGCGAACGCCAGCTGCGCTGCGGCTGGAAGCTGACCTGCTCGGGTGCGAACTGGGTGACCTTGCCGGCGGCGTCGCGCAAGGCGGCGTGCGCCCACAGCTTGCTGCCGTCGCGGCTGCGGATCTGGAACGCCATCAAGGCGGAACCGTCGTCCAGGTTGGCGCCCAGCCAGTCCCAGCCGACGGCGTCGGCGTCCAGCACGCTGGTCGACCATTCGTGATCGAGCCAGGCGCTGCCGCTGACCTCTTGCGCGCGGCCGGCGCGAACCAGCTTGCCGCTGACCTGCAGCTGCGGTTCGCTATAGTAATAACTGGCTTGCGCCGCTTGCGGTCCCTTGCGCGAATAGCCGTGCTGGCCTTGCAGCATGGGCGGCTGGCTCGGTTTGAGCTTCAACTGCAAGGTGAATCCGTCGGCGGCGACGCTGGCCTGGTAGCTGCCGTCGGCGCCGCGCAGCAAACGCCAGTCGTCCAGCGTGACATCGGTATTGCCTTCCTTGGCGTAGGCCAGGCCGAAACCTGCGCGCGCGCTTTTTTGCGCATGCAGGAGTTTGCCCAGGCTGGGGTCGGACAGCGCCGCATGGGCGATGATCAGCTGGCTGGGCGCGAAGGCGCTCGGATTGGCGCGGTCATGTTCGGTAGCGGAACGGAAGAAGGTGACCTGGAAACCGATAGGCTTGCCGTCGGGCGTCGCCAGCCAGCCGGTGGCGTACCACCATTCGGTACGGAAATCGGGATGGGCGCCGCTGTCTTGCGGCAGCGTCACCGTCCGCTCCGGCGTCACCTGCGCGAAGCGCGGCGGCGCGGCGAATTGCGGCGGCGCCGCCAGCAGCAAGGCGCTCAATAGCCACAACCGGCAGCAGCGGAAAAACATCACCAATCCTCCCGTACCGAATGCAGCACATCGACAGACACCGCGCGCAATCCCGCCAGCAAGGCCGTGGCGCCGGCCGACAGCAGCAGCAACAGCGCCACTGCCGCCAGTTCCTGCCATGGCATGTGCAATTCCATGGTCCAGTGAAACGATTGCGGATTGACGATGAACACCAGGATCAGGCTGATGGCCCAGCCCAGCAGGAAACCGACCAGCATGCCGAGCGCGGTCAGCAGGCCGCCTTCCAGCGCCAGCATGGACAGGATCTGGCGGCGCGTGACGCCGACATGGCGCAGCATGCCGAATTCGCGCGCACGGGCCAGGGTCTGGGCGGAAAAGGTGGCCGCCACGCCAAACAGGCCGATCACGATGGCGACGATTTCCAGCAGGTAGGTGACGGCAAAACTGCGGTCGAAAATCTTCAGCGTCTGCGCCCGGATTTCTCCTGGCTGGGAAATTTCCAGCGCTGCGCCGAACGGCAATTTGCGCAAGGCCGCCATCACCGCGCCGGGATCGGCGTCGCGCTGCAGCCTGAGTGCGGCGTCGGTGACTTCAGTATCGCCGCTCAAACGCTGGTAGTCTGGCAGCCGCAGCTGGATGGCGCCAGATTGCCGCGCATAATCGCGCCAGACGCCGGCCACCGTGAAGCGATAAGGATGGCCCGCCAGCGGCAGCGTGACTTGCTGCCCGAGACGGTAGCCGTAGAGGTCGACCATGGCTTCCGAGACCCAGATCGGCAAGCTGCCGGCGGCAACCGCGCTGGCCGGCAGCAGCGGGCCGACCAGCGGCAGCGTACGGGCCGGATCGGCGGCGTCGATGCCGCGTGCGATCAGGATCACCGGCGGCCGCGCCGGGTCCAGCGTGAGCGTCGAGGTACGCAGGAAATCGGCGCGCGCGACGCCGGGAACCGCCGCCAGCAAGCGCTGCTCGGCCGGCTGCATGGCGCCGGTTTCGCCGCTGGTGGCGGAGCGCGCATACAGGTCGGCCGACAGCAGCTGCTGCATCCAGTCGTCCACCGATATGCGGAAACTGGCGACCATGATCGCCATCGCCACGATCAGGCTGAAGCTGGACAGCACGCCGCCGAGCGCAATCGAAGCTTGTCCCGGCACATTGGCCAGGCGCGCCAGCACCAGGGTCGCGATGAGGCCGCGGCGGCCTTCCGGGCTGAACCCTAGGCTCAATCTTTGCAATGCAGAGAACACCAGCGCCGCCGCCCGCGGCATCAATGTGATGCCGCCGATCAGCAGCAGCGCCACCGCGACATAACCGAAGATAGGCAAGCCGAACAGCGGCGGCAGCCGTGTCAGCAACGCGCCCAGCAGCAGGCAGGCCAGCGCCGGCCAGGGTGTCGCCAGCCGCGCCAGCGGGGTTTCTTCGCTGCCGGACTTGAGTGCGGCGGCTGGTTGCGCGCGCGATGCTTCCAGCGCCGGCGCCAGGCTGCCGAGCAGGGCGATGCCGCTGCCGAGCGCGAAAAAAACCAGCGCCGCTGGCAGGTCGAATTGCACGCTGGCCTGCACGCCGCGAAAATAACCGCCGCCCAGGTCGCCGCCAAAAAAATGCAAGGCGGCCGCCGCCAACGCATATCCCAGCGCCAGCCCGAGCAGCGCTCCCAGGCAGCCCAGCAAGGCGCCTTCCAGCAATACCTGGCGCAGCAATTGGCTGCGCCGCCATCCGAGTACGCGCAGCAGGGCAAACTGCGAGCGGCGCCGGATCACCGACAGCGCCTGGGTCGAGAACACCAGGAACGCACCCGTAAACAACGCCACCAGCGCCAGCACATTCAGGTTGATGCGGTAGGCGCGCGACATGTTGTCGTTGCTGCTTTCCTGGTCCTGGCTGGCCGAGACCTGCAGGCGTTGCGCCCACTCGGCCTGCAGCGCGCGCCTGAACGCTTCGCGGTTGACGCCCGGCTGCAGCTTGAGGTCGATGCGCGACAGCTTGCCGATGCGGTCGAAGCGCCATTGGGCGGCGCCGATATCCATCACCGCAATCCGCTGCCCGGCGCGGGCCCGCACCAGGCCGCCTGCCACCCGCAGCTTGACGATGGCGGTGCCGTTGCGCAGCGCCAGCGTCTGCCCAGGCTGGACCTGCAGCCATTGCTGGGCCGCCGGCGACAGGAAGATGGCGTCGTCGGCCAGGGTATCGAACTGGCGGGCAGGATCGGCTACGCCGGTCAGGTCGGGCGTGATGTGGGCGGCGCGGAAGGTGTCGACGCCCAGCACTTTCAGCGCGCTGGCCTGGCCCGGCACGGTGACGTTGAGTTCCAGCACCGGGCTGGCGACCGCCACGCCCTCGCGTTTTGCCAGCTGCGGATAGATGGTCTCGTCGAACAGGCTTTGCATGCCGCGCAGCTGCAGGTCGGACTGGCCCGACAGGCTCCTGGTGGCGGCCGAGAATTCGTTGAACGCGGCGCCGTTGATCAGGTCCACCGCATAACCGAGGGAGACGCCGAGCGCGATGGCGGCGATCGCCACCAGCGCCCGCACCGGATGCGC
Proteins encoded in this region:
- a CDS encoding LysR family transcriptional regulator is translated as MDWDSARIFLGIYRAGTLRGAAALLQVDQATAGRRLNGMEQALGARLFLRTPTGYVPTPAGELAFAAAERMEHAADQLQRQMQGIDDRLCGVVRLATTDTMGKHFLMVAMQRLHAVHPDIRVVLSTSTQVSNLTRREADLAVRTIRPSSPDLISRHLTRREVGLYAAKSYLKLRGEPLPDTALAGHDLVIYQRSISPSQGVALCGEAVGNARVAMEVNSGLMMIEAVRAGLGIGELPTHMADSDPLLARIWPQRAEAYDIWLVLHGDLNRTARVRAVADAIVEVCSEM
- a CDS encoding MFS transporter codes for the protein MSAQCPTPVANDARMAPSGLLPLLTLAIGFVMAMLDVTAVNVALSDISLNLSVPLSGLVWVVDGYTLTFAALLLVGGALADRYGAKTIYLSGLVVFMLGSLLCGAAPDGNTLIAARMLQGVGSALFMPSSLSLLTHAYEDDRVRARMLGTWSAIVAVAAAMGPLVGGVLVHGFGWRSVFLINVPVGLLGLLLAHTVIPAAPRHWRPLPAASHALGITGLASLCFTLIEGPVYGWTSSPILATAALVVIALMLLVRRERRGAEPLLPRALFATPRFAAANAIGFLINFGAFGQLFLLSLFLQQARGADALHTGLQLLPVMAVFSVGNLLSGRITARWGARLPMLGGLLLAALLAALLTGMRPHTSYLLFAMAAAIANWGVGIAVPAMTTTVMQVAGRIHANSAAAALNANRQIGALVGVAIIGSILHAAPDWDLRIPLAFGAIAIAYGGAALLVWRFIKSPGKD
- a CDS encoding sigma-70 family RNA polymerase sigma factor — translated: MIVPTKKQRFQTNVLPHLNSAFNLACWLTRSRQDAEDVVQEAYLRAFKFFDGFHGDDSRAWLLTIVRNTFYTWYQEQQKQRQETAFDEDMHDFSGVGVAGMAFADNNPETLLMQKDSERQLQQALHALPLEFREVMVMRELEELSYKQIAAIVGIPIGTVMSRLGRGRKLLAAILAPARQEA
- a CDS encoding anti-sigma factor family protein, whose protein sequence is MMDHQETLELLPAFADQELGIVEAQEVQRHLDSCADCQREYAAQRIVSARFKKEAVYFDAPPHLAHRISSALPPEPVRAGSRRFSWMSLGGALAAGLALVWSLGLYLNLPSDQERLTDEVVASHVRSLQVDHLSDVVSSDQHTVKPWFNGKLDFSPPVVDLAPQGFPLVGGRLDYLAGRPVAALVYRRAKHPINLYIWPSNERDAAPQLQNHQGYHLVRWTWDGMNYWTVSDLAANELDNFVGLVRSTVRQ
- a CDS encoding FtsX-like permease family protein, yielding MTSMAGTGNPLQQAPALARWLLLGEWRAHPVRALVAIAAIALGVSLGYAVDLINGAAFNEFSAATRSLSGQSDLQLRGMQSLFDETIYPQLAKREGVAVASPVLELNVTVPGQASALKVLGVDTFRAAHITPDLTGVADPARQFDTLADDAIFLSPAAQQWLQVQPGQTLALRNGTAIVKLRVAGGLVRARAGQRIAVMDIGAAQWRFDRIGKLSRIDLKLQPGVNREAFRRALQAEWAQRLQVSASQDQESSNDNMSRAYRINLNVLALVALFTGAFLVFSTQALSVIRRRSQFALLRVLGWRRSQLLRQVLLEGALLGCLGALLGLALGYALAAAALHFFGGDLGGGYFRGVQASVQFDLPAALVFFALGSGIALLGSLAPALEASRAQPAAALKSGSEETPLARLATPWPALACLLLGALLTRLPPLFGLPIFGYVAVALLLIGGITLMPRAAALVFSALQRLSLGFSPEGRRGLIATLVLARLANVPGQASIALGGVLSSFSLIVAMAIMVASFRISVDDWMQQLLSADLYARSATSGETGAMQPAEQRLLAAVPGVARADFLRTSTLTLDPARPPVILIARGIDAADPARTLPLVGPLLPASAVAAGSLPIWVSEAMVDLYGYRLGQQVTLPLAGHPYRFTVAGVWRDYARQSGAIQLRLPDYQRLSGDTEVTDAALRLQRDADPGAVMAALRKLPFGAALEISQPGEIRAQTLKIFDRSFAVTYLLEIVAIVIGLFGVAATFSAQTLARAREFGMLRHVGVTRRQILSMLALEGGLLTALGMLVGFLLGWAISLILVFIVNPQSFHWTMELHMPWQELAAVALLLLLSAGATALLAGLRAVSVDVLHSVREDW
- a CDS encoding glutathione S-transferase N-terminal domain-containing protein, whose protein sequence is MQLIGMLDSPFVRRVSISLQLLGIPFEHQSVSVFSTFEQFRQINPVVKAPSLVCDDGQVLMDSSLILDYAEALAAPRSLMPAAIGERQHALRVVGLALAACEKTIQIVYERNLRPPEKQHEPWVARVQGQLFAAYQALEIELRNKPLAVSSKAINQAGVSTAVAWSFTQMMLPEIVIAADYPALQAYSAQAERLAEFIAAPPV
- a CDS encoding lipocalin-like domain-containing protein; amino-acid sequence: MFFRCCRLWLLSALLLAAPPQFAAPPRFAQVTPERTVTLPQDSGAHPDFRTEWWYATGWLATPDGKPIGFQVTFFRSATEHDRANPSAFAPSQLIIAHAALSDPSLGKLLHAQKSARAGFGLAYAKEGNTDVTLDDWRLLRGADGSYQASVAADGFTLQLKLKPSQPPMLQGQHGYSRKGPQAAQASYYYSEPQLQVSGKLVRAGRAQEVSGSAWLDHEWSTSVLDADAVGWDWLGANLDDGSALMAFQIRSRDGSKLWAHAALRDAAGKVTQFAPEQVSFQPQRSWRSPRTDASYPVQQLLHTGAVEWSLAPLQDDQELDSRLSTGSVYWEGAVTVNRNGQHAGRGYLELTGYLNALKF